A genome region from Neisseria meningitidis includes the following:
- a CDS encoding L-threonylcarbamoyladenylate synthase: MAQFFAIHPDNPQERLIKQAVEIVNKGGVVVYPTDSCYALGCKLGDKAAMERILSIRKIDLKHHLTLMCADLSELGTYAKIDNVQFRQLKAATPGPYTFILQATKDVPARTLHPKRKTIGLRIPDNAIAQALLGELGEPLLSCTLMLPEDGEPLTDPYEIRECLEHAVDLVIDGGWCGTEPTTVVDMTDGTELVRQGCGDTAVFGL, translated from the coding sequence ATGGCACAGTTTTTCGCTATTCATCCCGACAACCCCCAAGAACGCCTCATCAAGCAGGCGGTCGAAATCGTCAATAAAGGCGGCGTGGTCGTTTATCCGACCGATTCCTGTTATGCCTTGGGTTGCAAACTCGGCGATAAGGCGGCGATGGAACGCATACTCTCCATCCGCAAAATCGATTTGAAACACCACCTGACCCTGATGTGCGCCGATTTGAGCGAGTTGGGCACGTACGCCAAAATTGACAACGTACAGTTTCGTCAGCTTAAAGCCGCCACACCCGGGCCTTATACTTTTATTTTACAGGCGACGAAGGATGTGCCGGCGCGCACGCTGCACCCGAAACGCAAAACCATCGGGCTGCGTATTCCCGATAATGCCATTGCACAAGCCCTGCTGGGGGAATTGGGCGAACCGCTTTTAAGCTGCACCCTGATGCTGCCCGAAGACGGCGAACCATTGACCGATCCTTATGAAATCCGCGAGTGTTTGGAACACGCCGTCGATTTGGTGATTGACGGCGGCTGGTGCGGAACCGAGCCGACCACCGTCGTCGATATGACCGACGGCACGGAATTGGTGCGCCAAGGTTGCGGCGATACGGCGGTGTTCGGTTTGTAG
- a CDS encoding Rrf2 family transcriptional regulator — MYLTQHTDYGLRVLIYTAINDDALVNISTIAVTYGISKSHLMKVVTALVKGGFLHSVRGKGGGLRLASPPERINIGAVVRHLEPMQLVECMGENNECLITPSCRLTGILGGAMKSFFTYLDGFTLQDLLNKPTYDLLYEPRIPIAVQ; from the coding sequence ATGTATTTGACACAACATACGGACTACGGGCTGCGCGTCCTTATCTACACTGCCATCAACGACGATGCGCTGGTCAACATCAGTACCATCGCCGTAACCTACGGCATTTCCAAAAGCCATCTGATGAAAGTCGTTACCGCGCTGGTCAAAGGCGGCTTCCTCCACAGCGTACGCGGAAAAGGCGGCGGGCTGAGGCTGGCCTCGCCGCCCGAACGCATCAATATCGGCGCGGTCGTCCGCCATCTCGAACCGATGCAGCTGGTCGAGTGCATGGGCGAGAACAACGAATGCCTGATTACACCGTCCTGCCGGCTGACGGGCATACTCGGCGGCGCGATGAAGTCGTTTTTCACGTATCTGGACGGTTTCACGCTCCAAGACCTGCTCAACAAGCCGACCTACGACCTGCTCTACGAACCGAGAATTCCGATTGCGGTGCAGTAA
- a CDS encoding hemerythrin domain-containing protein, translated as MKPLKRHPALIGLSRDHHHSLSLCVRLLRTPEERHRDELEPHFSELETHFREEEAKFAPIWQNVAPELKQRFEKDHARLRQMMASPEYGNAAWNTAFATTLRDHARFEERELFPAVEPFLPA; from the coding sequence ATGAAACCGTTGAAACGACATCCCGCCCTTATCGGGCTTTCGCGTGACCACCACCATTCGCTTTCCCTGTGCGTGCGTCTGTTGCGGACGCCGGAAGAACGGCATCGGGACGAACTCGAACCGCATTTTTCCGAATTGGAAACCCATTTTCGCGAAGAAGAAGCCAAGTTTGCCCCAATTTGGCAGAATGTCGCCCCCGAATTGAAACAACGTTTCGAGAAAGACCACGCCCGACTGCGGCAGATGATGGCAAGCCCCGAATACGGTAACGCGGCGTGGAATACCGCTTTTGCCACAACCCTGCGCGATCACGCGCGCTTTGAAGAACGCGAGCTGTTTCCCGCCGTTGAACCGTTTTTGCCGGCATGA
- a CDS encoding NnrS family protein: MKFTKHPVWAMAFRPFYSLAALYGALSVLLWGFGYTGTHELSGFYWHAHEMIWGYAGLVVIAFLLTAVATWTGQPPTRGGVLVGLTIFWLAARIAAFIPGWGASASGILGTLFFWYGAVCMALPVIRSQNQRNYVAVFALFVLGGTHAAFHVQLHNGNLGGLLSGLQSGLVMVSGFIGLIGTRIISFFTSKRLNVPQIPSPKWVAQASLWLPMLTAMLMAHGVMPWLSAAFAFAAGVIFTVQVYRWWYKPVLKEPMLWILFAGYLFTGLGLIAVGASYFKPAFLNLGVHLIGVGGIGVLTLGMMARTALGHTGNPIYPPPKAVPVAFWLMMAATAVRMVAVFSSGTAYTHSIRTSSVLFALALLVYAWKYIPWLIRPRSDGRPG, from the coding sequence ATGAAATTTACCAAGCACCCCGTTTGGGCAATGGCGTTCCGCCCGTTTTATTCACTGGCGGCTCTGTACGGCGCATTGTCCGTATTGCTGTGGGGTTTCGGCTACACGGGAACGCACGAGCTGTCCGGTTTCTATTGGCACGCGCATGAGATGATTTGGGGTTATGCCGGACTGGTCGTCATCGCCTTCCTGCTGACCGCCGTCGCCACTTGGACGGGGCAGCCGCCCACGCGGGGCGGCGTTCTGGTCGGCTTGACTATCTTTTGGCTGGCTGCGCGGATTGCCGCCTTTATCCCGGGTTGGGGTGCGTCGGCAAGCGGCATACTCGGTACGCTGTTTTTCTGGTACGGCGCGGTGTGCATGGCTTTGCCCGTTATCCGTTCGCAGAATCAACGCAATTATGTTGCCGTGTTCGCGCTGTTCGTCTTGGGCGGTACGCACGCGGCGTTCCACGTCCAGCTGCACAACGGCAACCTAGGCGGACTCTTGAGCGGATTGCAGTCGGGCTTGGTGATGGTGTCGGGTTTTATCGGTCTGATTGGTACGCGGATTATTTCGTTTTTTACGTCCAAACGGTTGAATGTGCCGCAGATTCCCAGTCCGAAATGGGTGGCGCAGGCTTCGCTGTGGCTGCCCATGCTGACCGCCATGCTGATGGCGCACGGCGTGATGCCTTGGCTGTCGGCGGCTTTCGCGTTTGCGGCAGGTGTGATTTTTACCGTGCAGGTGTACCGCTGGTGGTATAAGCCTGTGTTGAAAGAGCCGATGCTGTGGATTCTGTTTGCCGGCTATCTGTTTACCGGATTGGGGCTGATTGCGGTCGGCGCGTCTTATTTCAAACCCGCTTTCCTCAATCTGGGTGTGCATCTGATCGGGGTCGGCGGTATCGGCGTGCTGACTTTGGGCATGATGGCGCGTACCGCGCTCGGTCATACGGGCAATCCGATTTATCCGCCGCCCAAAGCCGTTCCCGTTGCGTTTTGGCTGATGATGGCGGCAACCGCCGTCCGTATGGTTGCCGTATTTTCTTCCGGCACTGCCTACACGCACAGCATACGCACCTCTTCGGTTTTGTTTGCACTCGCGCTTTTGGTGTATGCGTGGAAGTATATTCCTTGGCTGATTCGTCCGCGTTCGGACGGCAGGCCCGGTTGA
- a CDS encoding prephenate dehydrogenase produces the protein MPILNHIALIGVGLIGGSFVLDLKRQGLVRTVTGIDTDRDNLERALERGVIDRASVAIDADSIGGADLVLIATPVATVPAILTALRPVLPEHTWISDVGSTKSSVIEAFRRCLPDRLHRCIAAHPIAGSDRSGAQAAQFGLFRHRKLIITPHGGEHSDGIALIENLWHAVGAEIYTMDAQRHDAVFAAVSHMPHLTAFAYVHQILDHPDGQEYLKFAATGFRDFTRIASGHPAVWADICLANKDSLLQLVQGLGKQLDVLADILTADDREALYRYFEEAKTTRDRWLDGN, from the coding sequence ATGCCCATTTTGAACCATATTGCCCTCATCGGTGTAGGGCTGATCGGCGGTTCGTTCGTTCTCGACCTCAAAAGGCAGGGACTCGTCCGCACCGTTACCGGTATCGACACCGACCGCGACAACCTCGAACGTGCATTGGAACGCGGCGTGATTGACCGGGCTTCCGTTGCCATCGACGCGGACAGCATCGGCGGTGCGGACTTGGTACTGATTGCCACGCCCGTCGCCACCGTTCCCGCCATTTTGACCGCGCTGCGCCCCGTTTTGCCGGAACACACTTGGATTTCCGATGTCGGCAGCACCAAATCTTCGGTCATCGAAGCCTTCCGCCGCTGTCTGCCCGACCGCCTGCACCGCTGCATCGCCGCCCACCCGATTGCCGGTTCGGACAGAAGCGGTGCGCAAGCCGCGCAGTTCGGGCTGTTCCGCCACAGAAAACTCATCATCACGCCACACGGCGGCGAACATTCAGACGGCATTGCCTTGATAGAAAACCTGTGGCACGCGGTCGGTGCGGAAATTTATACGATGGACGCGCAACGCCACGACGCGGTTTTCGCCGCCGTCTCCCATATGCCCCACCTGACCGCCTTCGCCTATGTCCACCAGATTCTCGACCACCCCGACGGACAGGAATATCTGAAATTCGCCGCCACGGGCTTTCGGGACTTCACCCGCATCGCCTCCGGTCATCCCGCCGTGTGGGCGGACATCTGCCTTGCCAACAAAGACAGCCTGCTGCAACTGGTTCAAGGCTTGGGCAAACAGTTGGACGTTTTGGCAGACATCCTGACCGCCGACGACCGCGAAGCCCTGTACCGCTATTTTGAAGAAGCCAAAACCACACGCGACCGCTGGCTGGACGGCAACTGA
- a CDS encoding opacity family porin codes for MQPPKNLLFSSLLFSSLLFSSAAQAASEDGSRSPYYVQADLAYAAERITHDYPQATGANNTSTVSDYFRNIRTHSIHPRVSVGYDFGDWRIAADYASYRKWNDNKYSVNTKNVQVNKSNGNRQDLKTENQENGTFHAVSSLGLSAVYDFNTGSRFKPYAGVRVAYGHVRHSIDSTKKTTNVLTVPTNIPGGTPTIYNQGSTQDAYHESHSIRRLGLGVVAGVGFDITPKLTLDTGYRYHNWGRLENTRFKTHEVSLGVRYRF; via the coding sequence ATCCAGCCCCCAAAAAACCTTCTCTTCTCTTCTCTTCTCTTCTCTTCTCTTCTCTTCTCTTCCGCAGCGCAGGCGGCAAGTGAAGACGGCAGCCGCAGCCCGTATTATGTGCAGGCGGATTTAGCCTACGCCGCCGAACGCATTACCCACGATTATCCGCAAGCAACCGGTGCAAACAACACAAGCACAGTAAGCGATTATTTCAGAAACATCCGTACGCATTCCATCCACCCTCGGGTGTCGGTCGGCTACGATTTCGGCGACTGGAGGATAGCGGCAGATTATGCCAGTTACAGAAAATGGAACGACAATAAATATTCCGTCAACACAAAAAATGTGCAGGTGAATAAAAGCAATGGCAACAGGCAAGACCTGAAGACGGAAAATCAGGAAAACGGTACATTCCACGCCGTCTCCTCGCTCGGCTTGTCCGCCGTTTACGATTTCAATACCGGTTCCCGCTTCAAACCCTATGCAGGCGTGCGCGTCGCCTACGGACATGTTAGACACAGCATCGATTCGACCAAAAAAACAACAAATGTTCTTACCGTCCCCACCAATATTCCTGGCGGAACACCTACGATTTATAATCAGGGAAGTACGCAAGACGCCTATCACGAAAGCCACAGCATCCGCCGCTTGGGTCTTGGTGTCGTCGCCGGTGTCGGTTTCGACATCACGCCCAAGCTGACTTTAGACACCGGATACCGCTACCACAACTGGGGACGCTTGGAAAACACCCGCTTCAAAACCCACGAAGTCTCATTGGGCGTGCGCTACCGCTTCTGA
- a CDS encoding DMT family transporter: MFYQILALIIWSSSFIAAKYVYGGIDPALMVGVRLLIAALPALPACRRHVGKIPREEWKPLLIVSFVNYVLTLLLQFVGLKYTSAASASVIVGLEPLLMVFVGHFFFNDKARAYHWICGAAAFAGVALLMAGGAEEGGEVGWFGCLLVLLAGAGFCAAMRPTQRLIARIGAPAFTSVSIAAASLMCLPFSLALAQSYTVDWSVGMVLSLLYLGVGCSWYAYWLWNKGMSRVPANVSGLLISLEPVVGVLLAVLILGEHLSPVSVLGVFVVIAATLVAGRLSHQK, from the coding sequence ATGTTTTACCAAATCCTTGCCCTGATTATCTGGAGCAGCTCGTTTATTGCCGCCAAATATGTCTATGGCGGCATCGATCCCGCATTGATGGTCGGCGTGCGCCTGCTGATTGCTGCGCTGCCTGCACTGCCCGCCTGCCGCCGTCATGTCGGCAAGATTCCGCGTGAGGAATGGAAGCCGTTGCTGATTGTGTCGTTCGTCAACTATGTGCTGACCCTGCTGCTTCAGTTTGTCGGGTTGAAATACACTTCCGCCGCCAGCGCATCGGTCATTGTCGGACTCGAGCCACTGCTGATGGTGTTTGTCGGACACTTTTTCTTCAACGACAAAGCGCGTGCCTACCACTGGATATGCGGCGCGGCGGCATTTGCCGGTGTCGCGCTGCTGATGGCGGGCGGTGCGGAAGAGGGCGGCGAAGTCGGCTGGTTCGGCTGCCTGCTGGTGTTGTTGGCGGGCGCGGGCTTTTGTGCCGCTATGCGTCCGACGCAAAGGCTGATTGCACGCATCGGCGCACCGGCATTCACATCTGTTTCCATTGCCGCCGCATCGTTGATGTGCCTGCCGTTTTCGCTTGCTTTGGCGCAAAGTTATACCGTGGACTGGAGCGTCGGAATGGTATTGTCGCTGCTGTATTTGGGCGTGGGGTGCAGCTGGTACGCCTATTGGCTGTGGAACAAGGGGATGAGCCGTGTTCCTGCCAACGTTTCGGGACTGTTGATTTCGCTCGAACCCGTCGTCGGCGTGCTGCTGGCGGTTTTGATTTTGGGCGAACACCTGTCGCCCGTGTCCGTCTTGGGCGTGTTTGTCGTCATCGCCGCCACCTTGGTTGCCGGCCGGCTGTCGCATCAAAAATAA
- a CDS encoding multidrug effflux MFS transporter: MPSAHYPEMSEKLMAVLMAMLVTLMPFSIDAYLPAIPEMAQSLNADVHRIEQSLSLFMFGTAFGQVVGGSVSDIKGRKPVALTGLAVYCLAVAAIVFASSAEQLLNLRVVQAFGAGMTVVIVGAMVRDYYSGRKAAQMFALIGIILMVVPLVAPMVGALLQGLGGWQAIFVFLAAYSLVLLGLVQYFLPKPAVGGKIGRDVFGLVAGRFKRVLKTRAAMGYLFFQAFSFGSMFAFLTESSFVYQQLYHVTPHQYAWAFALNIITMMFFNRITAWRLKTGVHPQSILLWGIVVQFAANLSQLAAVLFFGLPPFWLLVACVMFSVGTQGLVGANTQACFMSYFKEEGGSANAVLGVFQSLIGAGVGMAATFLHDGSATVMAATMTASTSCGIALLWLCSHRAWKENGQSEYL, translated from the coding sequence ATGCCTTCTGCCCATTATCCTGAAATGAGCGAAAAACTGATGGCGGTTTTGATGGCGATGCTGGTTACGCTGATGCCGTTTTCCATCGATGCCTACCTGCCCGCGATTCCCGAAATGGCGCAGTCGCTGAACGCGGATGTCCACCGCATCGAACAGAGCCTGAGTTTGTTTATGTTCGGCACGGCGTTCGGACAGGTGGTCGGCGGTTCGGTGTCCGACATCAAAGGGCGCAAACCCGTCGCGCTGACCGGACTGGCCGTCTACTGCCTTGCCGTTGCCGCCATCGTATTTGCTTCGAGTGCCGAACAGCTCCTCAACCTGCGCGTCGTGCAGGCATTCGGTGCGGGCATGACTGTGGTCATCGTCGGCGCAATGGTGCGCGATTATTATTCCGGACGCAAAGCCGCCCAGATGTTTGCCCTTATCGGCATCATTTTGATGGTTGTGCCGCTGGTCGCACCCATGGTCGGCGCATTGTTGCAGGGCTTGGGTGGCTGGCAGGCGATTTTTGTTTTTCTGGCGGCGTATTCGCTGGTGCTGCTCGGTTTGGTACAGTATTTCCTGCCCAAGCCCGCCGTCGGCGGCAAAATCGGCAGGGATGTGTTCGGGCTGGTGGCTGGGCGGTTCAAACGCGTATTGAAAACCCGTGCCGCGATGGGTTATCTGTTTTTTCAGGCATTCAGCTTCGGTTCGATGTTCGCCTTTCTGACCGAATCTTCCTTCGTGTACCAGCAGCTCTACCACGTTACGCCGCACCAGTACGCTTGGGCGTTTGCACTCAACATCATCACGATGATGTTTTTCAACCGTATTACCGCGTGGCGGCTCAAAACCGGCGTGCATCCGCAAAGCATCCTGCTGTGGGGGATTGTCGTCCAGTTTGCCGCCAACCTGTCCCAACTCGCCGCCGTGCTGTTTTTCGGGTTGCCCCCGTTTTGGCTGCTGGTCGCGTGCGTGATGTTTTCCGTCGGTACGCAGGGCTTGGTCGGTGCAAACACGCAGGCGTGTTTTATGTCCTATTTCAAAGAAGAGGGCGGCAGCGCAAACGCCGTATTGGGTGTATTCCAATCTTTAATCGGCGCGGGGGTGGGTATGGCGGCGACCTTCTTGCACGACGGTTCGGCAACCGTGATGGCGGCAACCATGACCGCGTCTACCTCTTGCGGCATTGCGCTTTTGTGGCTCTGCTCGCATCGTGCGTGGAAAGAAAACGGGCAAAGCGAATACCTTTAA
- the pheA gene encoding prephenate dehydratase, with amino-acid sequence MLECTANHRSGEIMSQTIDELLLPHRNAIDTIDAEILRLLNERAQHAHAIGELKGTGAVYRPEREVAVLRRIQDLNKGPLPDESVARLFREVMSECLAVERPLTIAYLGPQGTFTQQAAIKHFGHAAHTMACPTIDNCFKQVETRQADYLVAPVENSTEGSVGRTLDLLAVTALQACGEVVLRIHHNLLRKNNGSTEGIAKVFSHAQALAQCNDWLGRHLPNAERIAVSSNAEAARLVAESDDGTVAAIAGRTAAEIYGLDMVAECIEDEPNNTTRFLVMGHHETGASGSDKTSLAVSAPNRAGAVASLLQPLTESGISMTKFESRPSKSVLWEYLFFIDIEGHRRDAQIQTALERLGERASFVKVIGSYPTAVL; translated from the coding sequence ATGTTAGAATGCACGGCAAACCACCGTTCAGGCGAAATTATGTCCCAAACTATCGACGAACTCCTCCTTCCCCACCGCAACGCCATCGACACCATCGATGCCGAAATCCTGCGCCTGCTCAACGAACGTGCGCAACACGCCCACGCCATCGGCGAGCTGAAAGGCACGGGCGCAGTGTACCGTCCCGAACGCGAAGTCGCCGTGTTGCGCCGCATTCAGGATTTGAACAAAGGCCCGCTGCCCGACGAATCGGTAGCACGCCTGTTTCGGGAAGTGATGAGCGAGTGCCTCGCCGTCGAACGCCCGCTGACCATCGCCTATCTGGGGCCGCAGGGCACGTTTACCCAGCAGGCGGCGATCAAGCATTTCGGACACGCCGCGCACACCATGGCGTGTCCGACCATAGACAACTGCTTCAAGCAGGTTGAAACCCGTCAGGCGGATTATCTGGTCGCGCCCGTGGAAAACTCGACCGAAGGCTCGGTCGGGCGCACGTTGGATTTGCTTGCCGTTACCGCGTTGCAGGCGTGCGGCGAAGTCGTTTTGCGCATCCACCACAACCTTTTGCGTAAAAACAACGGCAGCACCGAAGGCATTGCCAAAGTCTTTTCCCACGCGCAGGCGTTGGCGCAGTGCAACGACTGGTTGGGCAGACACCTGCCCAACGCCGAACGGATTGCCGTGTCCAGCAATGCCGAAGCCGCAAGGCTGGTTGCCGAATCGGACGACGGTACGGTTGCCGCCATCGCCGGACGCACGGCGGCGGAAATCTACGGACTCGATATGGTTGCCGAGTGCATCGAAGACGAACCGAACAACACCACGCGCTTCTTGGTGATGGGACATCACGAAACCGGTGCAAGCGGCAGCGACAAGACTTCGCTGGCCGTTTCCGCGCCCAACCGGGCAGGCGCGGTTGCCTCGCTGCTGCAACCGCTGACTGAGTCGGGTATTTCCATGACCAAGTTTGAGAGCCGTCCGAGTAAATCCGTTTTGTGGGAATACCTGTTCTTCATCGACATCGAAGGACACCGCCGGGACGCGCAGATTCAGACGGCATTGGAACGCTTGGGCGAACGCGCTTCGTTCGTCAAAGTCATCGGTTCGTACCCGACCGCCGTTTTGTAG
- the recO gene encoding DNA repair protein RecO: protein MSEHRVNHEPVFLLASSPWRESSLRVEAFSRRYGRVALLARSARKRQSELRGVLVPFVLVSASWYGSQELKTLHRAEWIGGWPQPQGRALFSGLYVNELMLKLTVREDPLPELYDALAEVMEAVCCKAAYIDDLRRFEWRLLNLLGVAPDLNRDGDGGTIAAGGTYLVRPETAVFPVGKGFAVPPHAAGVVAPGQSLIDLREGSFRTAESLQQALKITRLFIRHLLPEGLKSRQVLEQIRQFDRKETARETVPTSDGTASNAV from the coding sequence ATGTCCGAACACCGAGTCAACCACGAACCCGTCTTCCTGTTGGCTTCCTCGCCCTGGCGCGAAAGCAGCCTGCGGGTCGAAGCGTTCAGCCGCCGTTACGGGCGTGTGGCACTTTTGGCAAGAAGCGCGCGCAAACGGCAGAGCGAATTGCGCGGCGTGTTGGTGCCGTTTGTGCTGGTGAGTGCGTCTTGGTATGGTTCGCAAGAGTTGAAGACCCTACATCGCGCCGAATGGATAGGCGGGTGGCCGCAGCCGCAGGGTAGGGCTTTGTTCAGCGGATTGTATGTGAACGAGTTGATGCTGAAGTTGACCGTCCGCGAAGATCCGTTGCCCGAGTTATACGACGCGTTGGCGGAAGTGATGGAGGCGGTGTGCTGCAAAGCCGCTTATATCGACGACTTGCGCCGTTTCGAGTGGCGGCTGCTGAACCTGTTGGGCGTTGCCCCCGATTTGAACCGCGACGGGGACGGCGGGACGATTGCGGCAGGCGGCACATACCTTGTCCGCCCGGAAACAGCCGTCTTCCCCGTCGGAAAAGGATTTGCCGTACCGCCGCACGCCGCCGGCGTTGTCGCCCCCGGGCAGAGCCTGATCGATTTGCGCGAAGGCAGTTTCCGCACTGCCGAAAGCCTGCAACAGGCATTGAAAATCACACGGCTTTTTATCCGCCACCTGTTGCCCGAGGGGCTGAAATCGCGGCAGGTGTTGGAACAGATACGGCAGTTTGACCGCAAAGAAACCGCCCGGGAAACCGTCCCGACTTCGGATGGCACGGCTTCAAATGCCGTCTGA